One segment of Methanolinea sp. DNA contains the following:
- the purM gene encoding phosphoribosylformylglycinamidine cyclo-ligase, protein MGKEVPRTYRDAGVDIDLEARAVAALVAKLTFRREGRFRKVSPPGHFAGYVECGSHVLALTVDGVGTKMKVAERLRDWTTVGIDCIAMNANDLYVMNIEPVAFVDYIAADALSEEQMAQIGIGLNEGARQANVDIVGGETATLKGLVTGIDLAGTCLGIQRRERVISGERIVPGDVIVGVPSSGIHSNGLSLARRIVDARDAWEERIAPGKTIGQELLVPTRIYAEALEVAARTEVHGMCHITGGGLLNLTRLSRHGFEVTDPLPPHGIFAWLQREGGIGTAEMYRTFNMGMGYAYIVPDESADEVLSLVPGSRVVGEVSAEPGVRVRGIPVR, encoded by the coding sequence ATGGGTAAGGAGGTGCCGAGGACCTACAGGGACGCGGGCGTCGACATCGACCTCGAGGCCCGGGCCGTCGCCGCCCTCGTCGCGAAACTCACGTTCCGGCGAGAGGGACGGTTCCGGAAGGTCTCCCCGCCGGGGCACTTCGCCGGCTACGTCGAGTGCGGCAGCCACGTCCTCGCGCTCACCGTCGACGGCGTCGGGACGAAGATGAAGGTCGCCGAGAGGCTCCGGGACTGGACGACGGTCGGCATCGACTGCATCGCGATGAATGCAAACGACCTCTACGTGATGAACATCGAACCCGTCGCATTCGTGGACTACATCGCGGCGGACGCGCTCTCCGAGGAGCAGATGGCGCAGATCGGGATCGGTCTCAACGAGGGGGCGAGGCAGGCGAACGTGGACATCGTGGGCGGGGAGACGGCCACCCTGAAAGGTCTCGTCACCGGCATCGACCTCGCGGGGACGTGCCTGGGTATCCAGAGGAGGGAGAGGGTGATCTCCGGCGAGAGGATCGTGCCGGGTGACGTCATCGTCGGCGTGCCATCGTCGGGGATCCACAGCAACGGGCTCTCCCTCGCCCGGCGGATAGTCGACGCGCGGGACGCGTGGGAGGAGCGGATCGCCCCGGGGAAGACGATCGGGCAAGAACTCCTCGTCCCGACCCGCATCTACGCCGAGGCGCTCGAGGTCGCGGCCCGGACCGAGGTCCACGGCATGTGCCACATCACGGGGGGAGGCCTCCTCAACCTCACGCGGCTCTCGCGCCACGGGTTCGAGGTGACCGACCCGCTCCCCCCGCACGGGATCTTCGCGTGGCTCCAGAGGGAGGGGGGCATCGGCACCGCCGAGATGTACCGGACGTTCAACATGGGCATGGGGTACGCGTACATCGTGCCGGACGAATCCGCCGACGAGGTTCTCTCCCTCGTCCCAGGGAGCAGGGTCGTGGGAGAGGTCTCGGCGGAGCCGGGGGTCAGGGTCAGGGGGATACCCGTCCGCTGA
- a CDS encoding ZPR1 zinc finger domain-containing protein, which produces MRRVVPGPCPVCSAEIEYIYEVEDIPYFFGLLIVSTRCPTCGFRFVDTSLMKNAEPSRWEFSVLSVDDLSARVVRSMSGTITIPELGVEIAPGPACEGFVSNVEGILARVERVVESIILWAEDEGEEARARALRERIADAKEGRFPVTIIIDDPTGNSAILDDRAVVSPLVLEPAEDGG; this is translated from the coding sequence GTGCGCAGGGTCGTCCCCGGTCCCTGCCCTGTCTGCAGCGCGGAAATCGAATACATATACGAGGTCGAAGATATCCCTTACTTTTTCGGGCTCCTCATCGTGAGCACGCGCTGCCCCACCTGCGGCTTCCGCTTCGTCGACACCTCCCTCATGAAGAACGCGGAGCCCTCCCGGTGGGAATTCTCGGTCCTCTCCGTCGACGACCTCTCCGCGCGCGTCGTGCGGAGCATGAGCGGGACCATCACGATCCCCGAGCTCGGCGTCGAGATCGCGCCCGGCCCCGCGTGCGAGGGGTTCGTCTCGAACGTGGAGGGTATCCTCGCCCGGGTCGAGAGGGTCGTCGAGAGCATCATCCTCTGGGCCGAGGACGAGGGGGAGGAGGCCCGGGCACGTGCACTCCGCGAGAGGATCGCGGACGCAAAGGAGGGGAGGTTCCCCGTCACGATCATCATCGACGACCCGACGGGCAACTCCGCCATCCTCGACGACCGGGCGGTCGTCTCTCCCCTCGTCCTTGAACCCGCCGAGGACGGGGGGTGA
- the sepF gene encoding cell division protein SepF has protein sequence MVKFLETLLGKSTPSTEDEYMDLDLEALEAEEEGAPALYVKIASVGDIKDSPRIKDEIYNGNIVIVDIAKLKADKVMYERVLKDFKEVAKDVNGDIIGLGDQRYVVITPNSVKISREKIGGSA, from the coding sequence ATGGTGAAGTTCCTGGAGACCCTGCTTGGGAAGAGCACTCCCTCGACCGAGGACGAGTACATGGACCTCGACCTCGAGGCCCTCGAGGCAGAGGAAGAGGGGGCACCCGCACTCTACGTCAAGATCGCGTCGGTGGGGGACATCAAGGACAGCCCCCGCATCAAGGACGAGATCTACAACGGCAACATCGTGATCGTGGACATCGCGAAGCTGAAGGCGGACAAGGTCATGTACGAGCGTGTCCTCAAGGACTTCAAGGAGGTCGCAAAGGACGTCAACGGCGACATCATCGGCCTTGGCGACCAGCGCTACGTCGTGATCACGCCAAACTCCGTCAAGATATCGAGGGAAAAGATCGGTGGATCTGCCTGA
- a CDS encoding RNA-binding protein — translation MARITPRKRHTLRRSQAEELRERLQAEIGASAELFPVEGIEIVETDGDVTLYLIRKRPLLMETGGIVFPTLRGLLDHPFPERRVVVDAGAVPFIAKGADVMRPGVTAVSDDVREGRPVQVVEERHGKPLAVGIALLDAAGIREKTAGKVVKTLHHVGDEIWNLEF, via the coding sequence ATGGCCAGGATCACGCCGAGGAAGCGCCATACCCTGCGGCGGTCGCAGGCAGAGGAGTTGCGGGAGAGGCTGCAGGCCGAGATAGGAGCCTCCGCGGAACTCTTCCCGGTCGAGGGGATCGAGATCGTCGAGACCGACGGGGACGTCACCCTGTACCTCATCAGGAAACGCCCTCTCCTCATGGAGACGGGGGGAATCGTCTTCCCGACCCTCCGCGGCCTCCTCGACCACCCGTTCCCCGAGAGGAGGGTCGTCGTGGACGCGGGGGCAGTCCCCTTCATCGCGAAGGGCGCGGACGTGATGAGGCCGGGGGTGACCGCGGTCTCCGACGACGTGCGGGAGGGGCGGCCGGTGCAGGTCGTGGAGGAGCGGCACGGAAAGCCCCTCGCCGTTGGGATCGCACTCCTCGACGCGGCGGGGATCCGGGAGAAGACGGCAGGCAAGGTCGTCAAGACGCTCCACCACGTCGGGGACGAGATCTGGAACCTCGAGTTCTAG
- a CDS encoding RNA-binding protein — MTKRPLDILDQVLNRQPVIVSLKGGRELRGVLQGYDVHMNLVLDRAEEIEGGQSRSVGTLIVRGDNVIYISPSKEQ, encoded by the coding sequence ATGACCAAACGGCCGTTGGATATTTTGGACCAGGTGCTGAACCGGCAGCCTGTCATCGTATCCCTCAAGGGCGGAAGGGAACTCCGCGGGGTCCTGCAGGGCTATGATGTGCACATGAACCTCGTCCTTGACAGGGCAGAGGAGATCGAGGGGGGCCAGTCGCGCAGCGTCGGGACCCTCATCGTGCGTGGGGACAACGTGATATACATCTCGCCCTCCAAAGAACAATAG
- a CDS encoding 50S ribosomal protein L37e yields MSKGTPSMGKRQKKVHIACRRCGRTSYHVRHKVCSSCGFGRSARIRSYKWTMKRPKIPTH; encoded by the coding sequence ATGTCGAAGGGAACGCCATCGATGGGGAAGCGGCAGAAAAAGGTGCACATCGCGTGCCGCCGGTGCGGGAGGACATCCTACCACGTGCGCCACAAGGTCTGTTCTTCCTGTGGATTCGGGAGAAGCGCGAGGATACGCAGTTACAAGTGGACGATGAAACGGCCGAAGATCCCGACCCACTGA
- the purF gene encoding amidophosphoribosyltransferase: protein MCGIVGIRDATGVSFSLYYALYALQHRGQESAGISTFDGVRLHKHKGQGLVAEVFDSSILSSLEGNVGIGHVRYPTTGANKPENAQPFNFTHRDRIISIAHNGNLVNSRQLREEYERRGQIFCSTTDTELIAKVLTEELSASGSVEDAVHRCMRVLRGSYSVVMMVDGVLYGFRDPLGIKPLCIGRTEQGLMIASESVAVDALGGTFLRDVAPGELVCIDGEGMRSMQIARASRRAHCIFEYIYFARADAVLDGALVYDVRLRIGGKLHEEAPVPADSVCPVPDSGTAYAIGYAARSGIPFMESLLKNRYMGRTFIMSTQHERERAVRMKLNPIRRHLDGASVVLVDDSIVRGTTSRRIIGIMRDAGAREVHVRIGSPRIVAPCYLGVDMPTREELVAHGRDEEEVRRHITATSLHHVSIGALVEAIGIGRENLCTGCLTGCYPVEIPGEVSRPPPVDFLDGTYQTRLERFGT from the coding sequence ATGTGCGGCATCGTTGGCATCAGGGATGCCACCGGGGTCTCCTTTTCTCTCTACTACGCGCTCTACGCGCTCCAGCACCGGGGCCAGGAGAGCGCGGGGATCTCCACGTTCGACGGCGTGCGCCTCCACAAGCACAAGGGACAGGGGCTCGTCGCCGAGGTCTTCGACTCCTCCATCCTCTCCTCCCTCGAGGGGAACGTGGGGATAGGGCACGTCCGCTACCCGACAACGGGTGCGAACAAGCCCGAGAACGCCCAGCCGTTCAACTTCACCCACCGTGACCGCATCATCTCGATCGCCCACAACGGGAACCTCGTCAACAGCCGCCAGCTCCGCGAGGAGTACGAGCGGCGCGGCCAGATCTTCTGCTCGACGACGGACACGGAGCTCATCGCCAAGGTCCTCACGGAAGAGCTGAGCGCGTCGGGGTCCGTCGAGGACGCCGTCCACAGGTGCATGAGGGTCCTGCGCGGGTCGTACTCGGTCGTGATGATGGTCGACGGGGTGCTGTACGGGTTCCGTGATCCCCTCGGGATAAAGCCCCTTTGCATCGGGAGGACGGAACAGGGGCTGATGATCGCGTCCGAGAGCGTGGCCGTGGACGCGCTCGGGGGGACGTTCCTGCGGGACGTCGCGCCGGGGGAGCTCGTCTGCATCGACGGCGAGGGGATGCGGAGCATGCAGATCGCGAGGGCATCCCGCAGGGCGCACTGTATATTCGAGTACATCTACTTCGCGAGGGCGGACGCCGTCCTCGACGGGGCGCTCGTGTACGACGTGAGGCTGCGGATCGGCGGGAAACTCCACGAGGAGGCGCCCGTCCCGGCGGACTCCGTCTGCCCCGTCCCCGACTCGGGGACCGCGTACGCGATAGGATACGCCGCGAGGTCCGGCATCCCGTTCATGGAGAGCCTCCTCAAGAACAGGTACATGGGCAGGACCTTCATCATGTCCACGCAGCACGAGAGGGAGAGGGCGGTCCGGATGAAGCTCAACCCCATCCGGAGGCACCTCGACGGCGCGTCCGTCGTGCTCGTGGACGACAGCATCGTCCGCGGGACGACCTCCCGCCGCATCATTGGGATCATGCGGGACGCGGGGGCCCGCGAGGTCCACGTGCGGATAGGGTCCCCGCGGATCGTCGCCCCGTGTTACCTCGGCGTGGACATGCCCACGCGGGAGGAGCTCGTCGCGCACGGGAGGGACGAGGAGGAAGTGCGCAGGCACATCACCGCGACCTCCCTCCACCACGTCTCGATCGGTGCCCTCGTCGAGGCGATCGGGATAGGGAGGGAGAACCTCTGCACGGGCTGCCTCACGGGCTGCTACCCTGTCGAGATCCCGGGGGAGGTCTCGAGGCCCCCGCCCGTCGATTTCCTCGACGGGACGTACCAGACCCGGCTCGAGCGGTTCGGGACGTGA
- the trxA gene encoding thioredoxin produces the protein MDDEELQRIREKKLRELAERLSGRAEKKEPARVITVGESNFREVLSAHRNLAVDFWAEWCGPCRMVAPVIEELAVELAGSVTFAKCNTDHNPRLAARFAISAIPTILLFRGGSLVDRVVGAYPKDALRARLARAFSLST, from the coding sequence ATGGACGACGAGGAACTGCAGCGCATCAGGGAGAAGAAACTGCGGGAACTGGCAGAACGCCTCAGCGGGAGGGCGGAGAAGAAGGAGCCCGCCCGGGTCATCACCGTCGGGGAATCGAATTTCAGGGAGGTCCTCTCCGCGCACCGCAACCTCGCGGTCGACTTCTGGGCCGAGTGGTGCGGGCCGTGCCGGATGGTCGCCCCCGTCATCGAGGAACTCGCCGTCGAACTCGCGGGCTCGGTCACGTTCGCGAAGTGCAACACGGACCACAATCCCCGGCTCGCCGCACGCTTCGCGATCTCGGCCATCCCGACCATCCTCCTCTTCCGTGGGGGATCGCTCGTCGACAGGGTCGTCGGGGCGTACCCTAAGGACGCGCTGCGGGCACGCCTCGCGAGGGCTTTCAGCCTTTCCACGTGA
- a CDS encoding UbiX family flavin prenyltransferase — protein sequence MARPRIIVALSGASGIVYGIRLLEAAREAGIETDLVMSENAAGMVRIETSLDPSQVTALATRVHDNHDFTSPLASGSTRHMGMVVVPCSMKTLSGIACGFSGNLLLRAADCTLKERRPLVLVPRETPLSPIHLRNMLALAEAGAVILPACPGFYHRPKDIKGLVDHVVGKVFDILGIDHHLYRRWREGEDLPPGKPTG from the coding sequence ATGGCAAGACCCCGCATCATCGTCGCCCTCTCGGGCGCGAGCGGAATCGTGTACGGGATCCGCCTCCTCGAGGCGGCCCGCGAGGCAGGGATCGAGACGGACCTCGTCATGTCCGAGAACGCGGCCGGGATGGTCAGGATCGAGACCTCGCTCGACCCTTCCCAGGTCACCGCGCTCGCGACGAGGGTCCACGACAACCACGATTTCACTTCTCCCCTCGCGTCCGGGAGCACGAGGCACATGGGGATGGTCGTCGTCCCCTGCAGCATGAAGACCCTTTCCGGGATCGCCTGCGGGTTCTCCGGCAACCTCCTCCTCCGGGCCGCGGACTGCACGCTGAAGGAACGCCGGCCCCTCGTCCTCGTCCCCCGCGAGACGCCGCTCTCCCCCATCCACCTCCGGAACATGCTCGCCCTCGCGGAGGCGGGGGCGGTCATCCTGCCCGCCTGCCCGGGGTTCTACCACCGGCCCAAGGACATCAAGGGACTCGTCGACCACGTCGTCGGGAAGGTCTTCGACATCCTCGGGATCGACCACCACCTCTACAGGAGGTGGAGGGAGGGCGAGGACCTCCCCCCCGGGAAACCCACGGGGTGA
- a CDS encoding small multi-drug export protein, with translation MRTGVQVPESPLPVDHPVAKVILPFLLGGLYFGFCVLLLPRETALLLGALMLAYVVPPAGKESVIPLGIALGLPWWLIGTSIALMDVLAGLFMALNFEVAFRVPLLGAWIERFLGRGNDYLARRPWLARFCFAGVVLFVMFPLQGSGGIGATLLGRLLGMGRWDIFFAIVLGAFLGCFLIALGSAFVWEIIVANPATGVTVAAAIIATFVAAYLAYRWRIARGTGQDRK, from the coding sequence GTGCGCACAGGAGTGCAGGTCCCGGAAAGCCCGCTCCCCGTCGACCACCCGGTCGCGAAGGTCATCCTCCCGTTCCTCCTCGGCGGGCTGTATTTCGGTTTCTGCGTCCTCCTCCTCCCCCGGGAGACCGCGCTCCTCCTCGGCGCCCTCATGCTCGCGTACGTCGTCCCGCCGGCGGGCAAGGAGTCTGTCATCCCCCTCGGGATCGCGCTCGGCCTCCCGTGGTGGCTGATAGGGACCTCGATCGCCCTGATGGACGTCCTCGCCGGTCTCTTCATGGCCCTGAACTTCGAGGTGGCGTTCCGCGTCCCCCTCCTCGGCGCCTGGATCGAGAGGTTCCTGGGCCGGGGGAACGATTACCTCGCCCGCCGCCCGTGGCTCGCGCGGTTCTGCTTTGCGGGCGTCGTCCTCTTCGTGATGTTCCCCCTCCAGGGCTCCGGCGGGATCGGGGCGACGCTGCTCGGGAGGCTGCTCGGGATGGGGAGGTGGGATATCTTCTTCGCGATCGTCCTCGGCGCGTTCCTCGGCTGTTTCCTGATCGCGCTCGGGTCGGCGTTCGTGTGGGAGATCATCGTCGCGAACCCCGCGACCGGCGTCACCGTCGCAGCCGCGATCATCGCGACTTTCGTGGCCGCGTACCTGGCCTACAGGTGGAGAATCGCGCGGGGGACGGGGCAGGACCGGAAGTGA
- a CDS encoding sodium:solute symporter family protein produces the protein MAVNIVLVAAVTLAYLVVILCLGYVGYKKTREAEDYLVAGRKAHPAVIALSYGATFISTSAIVGFGGQAANLGMGLIWLTVFNIGVGILVAFVVFGKRTREVGQRLRAVTFPDLMGKIYSSTFMQVVSGLVIVVGMPLYSAAVLIGGAQFIKETLGISYAAALVGFAAIVAIYVIFGGLIAVMYTDAVQGAIMLVGMTFLLVITYTILGGVTAAHTALTAMADMVPQKLAEQGMRGWTVMPEFGSPIWYTLVTTLVLGVGIGVLAQPQLVVRFMTAKDNRSLHRAVLVGGPFILMMTGVAFTVGALTNVYFHETQGKIAIAAAGGNVDAVIPLFINLATPEWFTVIFMVTLLAAAMSTLSSLFHTMGTALVCDLWGRGRECALSLKANQAGVLVMIVASVVVAFLMPGSIIAIATAMFMGLCASAFLPVFAVAVSCRDPSPLAAKASLVSGALIWFAWALFVNSRYSAVFGLAPALLGKASVLSFPWSAMDPLVVALPVSAAVILALQALHGRCGTARTPA, from the coding sequence GTGGCGGTCAACATCGTCCTCGTCGCCGCCGTCACCCTCGCCTACCTCGTCGTCATCCTCTGCCTCGGGTACGTGGGGTACAAGAAGACGCGGGAGGCCGAGGACTACCTCGTCGCCGGGCGGAAAGCCCACCCGGCCGTCATCGCGCTCTCCTACGGGGCAACGTTCATCTCCACCTCCGCGATCGTCGGCTTCGGGGGGCAGGCCGCGAACCTCGGGATGGGCCTTATCTGGCTCACGGTCTTCAACATCGGGGTCGGCATCCTCGTCGCCTTCGTCGTCTTCGGCAAGAGGACGCGCGAGGTGGGGCAGCGCCTGCGGGCCGTCACGTTCCCCGACCTGATGGGGAAGATCTACTCTTCCACGTTCATGCAGGTCGTCTCAGGCCTCGTCATCGTCGTGGGGATGCCCCTCTACTCCGCGGCCGTGCTGATAGGGGGCGCGCAGTTCATCAAGGAGACGCTCGGCATCTCCTACGCCGCGGCCCTCGTCGGGTTCGCCGCGATCGTGGCGATCTACGTGATCTTCGGCGGCCTCATCGCCGTTATGTACACGGACGCGGTGCAGGGGGCGATCATGCTCGTCGGGATGACGTTCCTCCTCGTCATCACGTACACCATCCTCGGCGGCGTCACGGCGGCGCACACCGCCCTCACCGCGATGGCAGACATGGTCCCCCAGAAGCTCGCAGAACAGGGGATGCGTGGCTGGACAGTGATGCCCGAGTTCGGGTCGCCGATATGGTACACGCTCGTGACGACGCTCGTCCTCGGCGTGGGGATCGGCGTCCTCGCCCAGCCCCAGCTCGTGGTCCGCTTCATGACTGCAAAGGACAACCGTTCCCTCCACAGGGCAGTCCTCGTCGGGGGGCCGTTCATCCTGATGATGACGGGCGTCGCCTTCACGGTCGGCGCGCTCACGAACGTCTACTTCCACGAGACGCAGGGCAAGATCGCGATCGCGGCCGCGGGCGGGAACGTGGACGCGGTGATCCCGCTCTTCATCAACCTCGCGACGCCCGAGTGGTTCACCGTGATCTTCATGGTCACCCTCCTCGCCGCGGCAATGTCGACGCTCTCCTCCCTCTTCCACACCATGGGGACCGCGCTCGTCTGCGACCTCTGGGGGCGGGGACGGGAGTGCGCGCTCTCGCTCAAGGCAAACCAGGCGGGTGTCCTCGTCATGATCGTGGCGAGCGTGGTCGTCGCGTTCCTGATGCCGGGGAGCATCATCGCGATTGCGACCGCGATGTTCATGGGGCTGTGCGCGTCCGCGTTCCTTCCCGTCTTCGCGGTGGCAGTCTCCTGCAGGGACCCCAGCCCCCTCGCCGCGAAGGCGAGCCTCGTCTCCGGCGCGCTCATCTGGTTTGCGTGGGCGCTCTTCGTGAATTCCCGGTACTCCGCGGTCTTCGGCCTTGCCCCCGCCCTGTTAGGCAAGGCGAGCGTCCTTTCCTTCCCGTGGAGCGCGATGGACCCCCTCGTGGTCGCACTCCCGGTCTCGGCCGCGGTGATCCTCGCCCTCCAGGCCCTCCACGGGCGGTGCGGGACGGCAAGGACCCCTGCCTGA
- a CDS encoding DEAD/DEAH box helicase gives MARGIFFGLHEALRDVLSHRLGWSELREVQERTVRAAATGKDVLVIAPTAGGKTEAALIPVVDAILKEGRQGVACVYISPLKALINDQQERFLSFCVPAGLELRVWHGDVARGDRSWEDGEPPHVLMITPESLEVLMGEGGAARDLSRTRFVVVDELHSFVESERGAHLRVLLDRLDALAGSPVQKIGLSATVGNPSAVLAWLSGPGREGELVEVVQPPRGKKFSFHVHEGPRERVEAIAGLVAGRKALVFVNSRAEAEELGKALRGRVEHLFVHHSSLSPGMRRAAEESLAGEGSACIICTSTLELGIDIGDLDIVVQSGAPPSVASFLQRMGRSGRRGGTPYVAFVLSSPRDLLVCAAVIESAGRKEIEPLVPVKRPYNVLAQQVLLAVQRYRRTTLARLEREIGTLNAFRGLPRGSLRELVSSLEGGGFLVRDGEFLMAGPRLERTFGRSQGRELYSVIAGGSEVRAVTPDGEQVGRLDSRFVRARGREGFSLGGMEWRLAGNDEEHGLVVVVPGGGAGGSTFWRGGGEAGLSGTVCRAVQQIIARQKSVLPLGPREGEAVASCIAAFPPLHPRGIHVFESVPALGRRKVDVTALTFLSRRRNALLAVLAKSVLGERTHVRYDDVSLAFPRLGPPGSAERVLSAFREVQEMTPREMGETVPVPRPSAWKFGTALPPAFLREMAAYDLWQVEEFAREFRDLPLYLVPPPGAGQEP, from the coding sequence ATGGCCCGCGGGATATTCTTCGGCCTCCACGAGGCCCTGCGAGACGTGCTCTCCCACCGGCTCGGGTGGTCGGAGCTCCGCGAGGTGCAGGAGAGGACGGTCCGGGCGGCCGCGACCGGGAAGGACGTCCTCGTCATCGCCCCCACGGCGGGGGGGAAGACGGAAGCCGCCCTCATCCCCGTCGTCGATGCCATCCTCAAGGAGGGGAGGCAGGGCGTCGCGTGCGTGTACATCTCGCCCCTCAAGGCCCTGATCAACGACCAGCAGGAACGGTTCCTCTCGTTCTGCGTCCCGGCGGGCCTCGAGCTCCGGGTCTGGCACGGGGACGTCGCGAGGGGGGACAGGTCGTGGGAGGACGGGGAACCCCCCCACGTCCTCATGATCACGCCCGAGTCGCTCGAGGTCCTCATGGGGGAGGGAGGGGCCGCGCGGGACCTCTCGCGCACGCGGTTCGTCGTCGTGGACGAGCTCCACTCGTTCGTCGAGTCCGAGAGGGGCGCGCACCTCCGCGTCCTCCTCGACCGCCTCGACGCGCTCGCGGGATCCCCCGTCCAGAAGATCGGGCTCTCCGCGACGGTGGGGAACCCTTCCGCCGTGCTCGCGTGGCTCTCGGGGCCGGGCAGGGAGGGGGAACTCGTGGAGGTGGTCCAGCCCCCGCGGGGGAAGAAGTTCTCGTTCCACGTGCACGAAGGCCCGCGGGAGAGGGTGGAGGCGATCGCGGGCCTCGTCGCGGGGAGGAAGGCCCTCGTCTTTGTGAACAGCCGCGCGGAGGCCGAGGAGCTCGGGAAGGCACTCCGCGGGCGCGTGGAACACCTCTTCGTCCACCACTCGTCGCTCTCCCCCGGGATGCGGCGCGCAGCCGAGGAGTCCCTCGCCGGGGAGGGGAGCGCGTGCATCATCTGCACGAGCACCCTCGAGCTGGGCATCGACATCGGCGACCTCGACATCGTCGTCCAGTCGGGGGCGCCCCCCTCCGTCGCGTCGTTCCTCCAGAGGATGGGGAGGAGCGGGAGGCGCGGGGGGACGCCGTACGTGGCATTCGTCCTCTCCAGTCCGCGCGACCTCCTCGTCTGCGCCGCGGTCATCGAGAGCGCGGGGAGGAAAGAGATAGAACCCCTCGTCCCGGTGAAGAGGCCGTACAACGTGCTCGCCCAGCAGGTCCTGCTCGCGGTCCAGAGGTACAGGCGGACGACGCTCGCCCGCCTCGAGAGGGAGATCGGGACGCTCAACGCGTTCCGCGGGCTCCCGCGGGGGTCACTGCGGGAGCTCGTCTCCTCCCTCGAGGGAGGGGGATTCCTCGTCAGGGACGGCGAGTTCCTCATGGCAGGCCCCCGCCTCGAGAGGACGTTCGGGCGGTCGCAGGGGAGGGAGCTCTACTCGGTCATCGCGGGGGGGAGCGAGGTCCGCGCGGTGACGCCCGACGGGGAACAGGTCGGGAGGCTCGATTCACGGTTCGTCCGGGCCCGGGGGCGCGAGGGGTTCTCGCTCGGGGGAATGGAGTGGAGGCTCGCGGGGAACGACGAGGAGCACGGGCTCGTCGTCGTCGTCCCGGGCGGCGGGGCGGGAGGGAGTACCTTCTGGCGGGGCGGCGGGGAAGCAGGACTCTCGGGGACGGTGTGCCGCGCGGTGCAGCAGATCATCGCCCGGCAAAAGTCGGTCCTCCCCCTCGGGCCGCGGGAGGGGGAGGCGGTCGCATCCTGCATCGCGGCGTTCCCCCCGCTCCACCCCCGGGGGATCCACGTCTTTGAGTCCGTCCCCGCGCTGGGGAGGAGGAAGGTGGACGTGACCGCCCTCACGTTCCTCTCCCGGCGGAGGAACGCCCTCCTCGCGGTCCTCGCGAAGTCCGTGCTCGGGGAGAGAACGCATGTCCGCTACGACGACGTCTCCCTCGCGTTCCCCCGTCTCGGACCCCCCGGGTCCGCGGAGAGGGTGCTTTCCGCGTTCCGGGAGGTGCAGGAGATGACACCCCGCGAGATGGGGGAGACCGTCCCCGTCCCCCGCCCGTCGGCGTGGAAGTTCGGGACTGCCCTCCCCCCCGCGTTCCTCCGCGAGATGGCGGCGTACGACCTGTGGCAGGTGGAGGAGTTCGCGCGGGAGTTCCGGGACCTCCCCCTGTACCTCGTCCCCCCGCCCGGCGCCGGGCAGGAACCGTGA